The DNA segment ACATTGCGGCGAACAAAGCCCGCGATTTTCGCGAAAAGAAAAATGCGGCCAAGCGCGGTGGCGGCCAGCCGCCGCTTTCTTTGCAGGCGGAACTCGAACCGACCGGATCGGTGCTGGAGCCGCCGGATCAAACTCCCGCGCCAGACCTCCGCTTGATCAAACTGGAACAAGCCGGACAGGTGCGCGAGGCGGTGGCCTTGCTCGACGCGCCCTGCCGGGAAATTATCGAACTGCGATATTTCGGCGATTTGAGCTACGACGAGTTAAGCCGGCTGTTGGCGCTGCATCCCAAAACGGTCAGCTCGCGCCTCAGCAAATGCCTCGACAAGCTGGAGCTGATTGTGCGCCGCACCTTTTCACAGGAAAATTCACCAAATCCCGTCTAAACTGGAGTGAGTAAATGAACGACGAACGTCCCATTGAAGAATTGCTTCGCCGCGCGGTTCGCGAACGCAACGCCGCTGCCGGAGCCGCGCTCGAATTACATCCGCTCCACCGGCGCCAGTTGCAAGCGGAGGTGGCGCGACAGTTTCCCGCAGCGTCTGATGCGCCCACGGCTGCGGCCAGCATCCCGTTCTGGAAACTTCCCCTCTGGCGCTTTGGTTCCGCGCTGGCCGCGTTGCTGGTGATCGCCTTCATCATCTTCCGACTATTTTTCCAATCGGATAGAACCGAATTTCAACCAACCCACGAGCTGGCCCAAAACTCCCTCGGCGAAACTCCGCTTCGCGCCCCGAATGAACCGCCCGGCCCCAACGCGGCGGCGCTTGCGCTGGTGTCACCAACCACGGATGCCGCGCCCCAGGAGGAAGTGAAGCCCGTTGCGTCTGGCGAGAAGGAGGTCACCGCACGCGCAATTGCGGCGGCGCCGAAGCCGCCCGCGACCACCGAGGGACAGTCAATCACCATCGCGAAAAAACAGGCGTCACCGGAGCGGGCCGGAGCGCCGGCGGCGGTGCGGATGGATTCAGCGCAAACCGATTCGCAGACGGCCGTCCAATCGCTTGCCGCCCCGCCGCCCGCAGCCACCTTCGCCAACGATGCCAACGCCGCCAATGTTGCAGCGCCCAACAAACCCGTTGCCCGCCCCCTTTTACTCGTCGGTTCAGCCGGAGGTGAGCCTTCCGGAACAGCGATCCGTCTGGCCGCGAATTCGTCGCCCGTAACGACCAGCGTGCCGACCGTGACGGAAGCGGCGCCGGTGGAAGTACACTCGCAATCCTTCGTCCGCTTTGCCACGGTGCAACAGGAAAAAGCGCGTGATGAACGCCTGCCGCAGTTTCCCGTGCCGCCGCTGCTGCAAAGTTTCAAGGTGGAACAAAACGGGTTGAACCTGCGCGTCATTGACGCGGACGGTTCGATTTACCGCGGGATGTTTGATGAAGCGAACACGATTTACGGTCAAGTCTCCGCGCGCCGGACCCGCGACCTGGCGGCCGCCAATCGCAACCGGTTTCGTTCGCCCTCGCCAAAAGCCAGCGCGGAGCTGACACGGCGCGAGCCGGTGATTTATTTCTATCAAGTCAGCGGCACCAACCTGACGCGCAAAGCCACGCTGACCTTTAGTTGGAACTTCGTTTCCACCAATGAAGTGACGCTGGCGGCCATGCCCGATTACCGGCCGGTGATCAAGGACGCGGATTTCAGCAAACAAATCTCGGACTTCCCCGAGTTGCTGCACCGCTCCTACCTCAAGGGCCGCGTGCAGTTTGATGACGGTCGTGTAACCGAAATCAATGCCGCACCCGTAACGCCGTAGCAAAGTTTAGAACGCCAATCAGCCGATTCATGGTTCGCCCTGCCTGCCGCCGCGTGAGCGAACATTCCCAAACCCGCAGCACTGTCCAGCCCGCCGCTCGCAATGTTCGATTCACTACGCGATCACGCTTCTTGTTTGCCAAAAGTTTTCGCTGCCAGAATATGCGATTGTTCTTCGGCTTGGTCGCATGCTTGGGACAGCCGTGCCAGAAACAACCGTCCACAAAAACCGCCAGCTTGAGTTTTGGGAAAATA comes from the Verrucomicrobiia bacterium genome and includes:
- a CDS encoding very short patch repair endonuclease; protein product: MADVFTKAKRAEVMSKIRGRGNKDTELALAKLLRAHRITGWRRQQPVFGKPDFIFPKLKLAVFVDGCFWHGCPKHATKPKNNRIFWQRKLLANKKRDRVVNRTLRAAGWTVLRVWECSLTRRQAGRTMNRLIGVLNFATALRVRH
- a CDS encoding RNA polymerase sigma factor, translated to MESEAQLLARCRQGETAAWDALFDQHYAAAGRFVFQLASDFTREDVEEVCQETFLSVIRNLHSFQGQSQFRTWLFHIAANKARDFREKKNAAKRGGGQPPLSLQAELEPTGSVLEPPDQTPAPDLRLIKLEQAGQVREAVALLDAPCREIIELRYFGDLSYDELSRLLALHPKTVSSRLSKCLDKLELIVRRTFSQENSPNPV